From Camelus ferus isolate YT-003-E chromosome 15, BCGSAC_Cfer_1.0, whole genome shotgun sequence, the proteins below share one genomic window:
- the ATP6V1E2 gene encoding V-type proton ATPase subunit E 2 produces the protein MALSDVDVQKQIKHMMAFIEQEANEKAEEIDAKAEEEFNIEKGRLVQTQRLKIMEYYEKKEKQIEQQKKIQMSTMRNQARLKVLRARDDLISELLNDAKLRLSRIVADPKVYQGLLDKLVLQGLLRLLEPVVIVRCRPQDLLLVEAAVQKAIPQYTAVSHKCVEVQVDQVQLATNAAGGVEIYSGDQRIKVSNTLESRLDLLSQQKMPEIRKALFGANANRKFFI, from the coding sequence ATGGCCCTGAGTGATGTCGATGTGCAGAAGCAGATTAAGCACATGATGGCTTTCATTGAGCAGGAAGCCaatgagaaggcagaagaaatagaTGCCAAGGCTGAGGAAGAATTCAACATCGAGAAAGGACGCCTTGTGCAAACCCAGCGACTCAAGATTATGGAGTAttatgagaagaaagagaagcagataGAGCAGCAGAAGAAAATCCAGATGTCTACCATGAGGAACCAGGCAAGGCTGAAAGTCCTAAGAGCCCGAGATGACCTTATCTCAGAGTTGCTGAATGATGCAAAGCTGAGACTCAGCAGGATTGTGGCAGATCCAAAAGTCTACCAGGGGCTGCTGGATAAACTGGTGCTCCAAGGTCTGCTCCGACTGCTGGAGCCCGTGGTGATTGTGCGCTGCAGGCCACAGGACCTCCTCTTGGTGGAGGCTGCAGTGCAAAAAGCCATCCCCCAATACACAGCAGTTTCCCACAAATGTGTGGAAGTCCAAGTTGACCAAGTGCAACTGGCCACAAATGCAGCTGGAGGTGTGGAGATCTACAGTGGCGATCAGAGAATAAAGGTCTCTAATACTCTAGAAAGTCGCCTGGATCTTTTATCCCAACAAAAGATGCCAGAAATACGAAAGGCCTTGTTTGGAGCCAATGCTAACAGGAAGTTTTTTATATAA